Proteins from a genomic interval of Lysobacter stagni:
- a CDS encoding glycosyltransferase family 2 protein, whose protein sequence is MRVSVVLPAKNEAAGLSRTLPALREQWPQAEIIVVDDGSTDTTAAVAAEHGARVLSSPYSMGNGAAIKRGAREATGEVIVFMDADGQHDPAHIGLLLDKLDEGYDMAVGARDGSGQANLHRGFANAFYNRLASWMTGHAILDLTSGFRAVRAERFREFLHLLPNGFSYPTTSTMAFFRSAYPVAYVPIPVAKRIGNNSHIRPIKDGIRFLLIIFKIATLYSPLKLFAPTAIVFFLLGAGHYAYTFATMHRFTNMSLLLLSASVIVFLIGLVSEQITSLTYTRSVRL, encoded by the coding sequence ATGCGCGTTTCCGTCGTACTGCCTGCTAAAAACGAGGCCGCCGGCCTGAGTCGGACACTGCCTGCTCTGCGTGAGCAGTGGCCCCAGGCCGAGATCATCGTGGTCGACGACGGCTCCACCGACACCACGGCGGCCGTCGCCGCGGAGCACGGTGCCCGGGTCCTGTCCTCACCGTACTCCATGGGCAATGGCGCGGCCATCAAGCGCGGCGCACGGGAGGCCACCGGCGAGGTCATCGTGTTCATGGACGCCGATGGCCAGCACGATCCGGCCCATATCGGCCTGCTGCTGGACAAGCTGGACGAGGGGTACGACATGGCCGTGGGAGCGCGTGACGGCTCCGGGCAGGCCAATCTGCACCGCGGCTTCGCCAACGCTTTCTACAACCGCCTGGCGAGCTGGATGACGGGCCACGCGATCCTGGACCTCACCTCCGGGTTCCGCGCGGTCCGCGCGGAGCGCTTCCGCGAGTTCCTGCACCTGCTGCCCAACGGCTTCAGCTACCCGACCACCAGCACCATGGCGTTCTTCCGCAGCGCCTACCCGGTGGCCTACGTGCCCATCCCGGTGGCCAAGCGCATCGGCAACAACAGCCACATCCGTCCGATCAAGGACGGCATCCGCTTCCTGCTGATCATCTTCAAGATCGCCACGCTGTATTCGCCGCTGAAGCTGTTCGCGCCGACGGCGATCGTGTTCTTCCTGCTGGGCGCGGGCCATTACGCCTACACGTTCGCGACGATGCACCGCTTCACGAACATGAGCCTGCTGCTGCTGAGCGCGTCGGTGATCGTGTTCCTGATCGGCCTGGTCTCCGAACAGATCACCTCGCTGACCTACACGCGCTCGGTCCGCCTGTGA
- the pilB gene encoding type IV-A pilus assembly ATPase PilB produces MSTVATANLVGITGIARRLVLDGALEDTVARQALATATAQKQPITAYLAEKRLVTPAQLAAANSVEFGVPLLDVSAFDPAQSAIKLVSEAAIRKHSVLPLFKRGNRLFLGVSDPTNSAALDEIKFQTNFAIEPILVDEDRLRRAIDQWLEASDSLADTMGDQEGLESLDVSGGEADLTNDTGVDVKTDDTPVVKFVNKVLVDAIRKGASDIHFEPYESEYRVRLRIDGLLKQITKVPPNLQARIAARLKVMAQLDIAEKRVPQDGRIKLNISKTKQVDFRVSTLPTLFGEKVVLRILDGSAAKLGIDKLGYEDEQRALYEAALAKPYGMILVTGPTGSGKTVSLYTGLNILNQEQRNVSTVEDPVEIRVPGINQVQMNAKKGMTFAAALRSFLRQDPDVVMVGEIRDLETAEIAVKAAQTGHLVLSTLHTNDAPQTISRLMNMGIAPYNITSSVTLIIAQRLARRLHDCKREVHLPEHALLAEGYSHEEVAAGMKIYEPVGCSDCTEGYKGRTGIYQVMPMTEKIQSIVLEGGNALQIAEAALQSGVNDLRKSALVKVKNGVTSLAEINRVTKD; encoded by the coding sequence ATGAGCACAGTCGCCACTGCCAATCTGGTGGGGATCACCGGCATTGCCCGGCGCCTGGTGCTGGACGGCGCGCTGGAAGATACCGTCGCGCGCCAGGCCCTGGCCACCGCCACGGCCCAGAAACAGCCGATCACCGCCTATCTCGCCGAAAAGCGCCTGGTCACGCCGGCCCAGCTGGCGGCGGCCAACTCGGTCGAGTTCGGCGTCCCGCTGCTGGATGTGTCCGCGTTCGACCCCGCCCAGTCGGCGATCAAGCTGGTCAGCGAGGCGGCGATCCGCAAGCATTCGGTGCTGCCGCTGTTCAAGCGCGGCAACCGCCTGTTCCTGGGCGTGTCCGACCCGACCAACTCGGCGGCACTGGACGAGATCAAGTTCCAGACCAACTTCGCGATCGAGCCGATCCTGGTCGACGAGGACCGCCTGCGCCGCGCCATCGACCAGTGGCTGGAGGCGAGCGACTCCCTCGCCGACACCATGGGCGACCAGGAAGGCCTGGAAAGCCTCGACGTCAGCGGTGGCGAAGCCGATCTCACCAACGACACGGGCGTGGACGTCAAGACCGACGACACGCCGGTCGTGAAGTTCGTCAACAAGGTGCTGGTGGATGCGATCCGCAAGGGCGCCTCGGACATCCACTTCGAGCCGTACGAAAGCGAATACCGCGTCCGCCTGCGCATCGACGGCCTGCTCAAGCAGATCACCAAGGTGCCGCCGAACCTGCAGGCCCGCATCGCCGCGCGCCTGAAGGTCATGGCGCAGCTGGACATCGCCGAGAAGCGCGTGCCGCAGGACGGCCGCATCAAGCTCAACATCTCCAAGACCAAGCAGGTCGACTTCCGCGTCAGCACGCTGCCCACGCTGTTCGGCGAGAAGGTGGTGCTGCGTATCCTCGACGGCAGCGCGGCCAAGCTGGGCATCGACAAGCTGGGTTACGAGGACGAACAGCGCGCCCTGTACGAAGCAGCGCTGGCCAAGCCTTACGGCATGATCCTGGTGACCGGCCCGACCGGCTCGGGTAAAACCGTCTCGCTTTACACCGGCCTGAACATCCTCAACCAGGAACAGCGCAACGTCTCCACGGTCGAGGACCCGGTCGAAATCCGCGTGCCGGGCATCAACCAGGTGCAGATGAACGCGAAGAAGGGCATGACCTTCGCCGCGGCGCTGCGCAGCTTCCTGCGACAGGACCCGGACGTGGTGATGGTCGGCGAAATCCGCGACCTGGAAACGGCCGAGATCGCGGTCAAGGCCGCGCAGACCGGTCACCTGGTGCTCTCCACGCTGCACACCAACGACGCCCCGCAGACCATCTCGCGTCTGATGAACATGGGCATCGCGCCGTACAACATCACCTCGTCGGTGACGCTGATCATCGCGCAGCGACTGGCGCGTCGCCTGCACGACTGCAAGCGCGAAGTGCACCTGCCCGAGCACGCCCTGCTGGCCGAGGGCTACTCCCACGAGGAAGTCGCCGCGGGCATGAAGATCTACGAGCCGGTCGGCTGCTCTGACTGCACCGAAGGCTACAAGGGTCGTACCGGCATCTACCAGGTGATGCCGATGACCGAGAAGATCCAGTCGATCGTGCTGGAAGGCGGCAACGCCCTGCAGATCGCCGAAGCGGCCTTGCAGTCGGGTGTCAACGACCTGCGCAAGTCCGCGCTCGTGAAAGTGAAGAACGGCGTCACCAGCCTCGCCGAAATCAACCGCGTAACCAAGGACTAA